Proteins encoded within one genomic window of Thermococcus celer Vu 13 = JCM 8558:
- a CDS encoding DUF473 domain-containing protein, with amino-acid sequence MEAIILAGIARRVLDELLKNPYKTIEIRGARNVVALERARELGRVFLTYETYQDIAPGTEGLLAELLKLDSMEQRIPWKESDEREITVCRAQIRLLGLGRVVKVRERNTVLMVEVREMMPHEMDMG; translated from the coding sequence ATGGAGGCGATCATCCTGGCGGGAATCGCGAGGAGGGTCCTGGACGAGCTCTTGAAGAACCCGTACAAGACCATTGAGATAAGGGGGGCCAGAAACGTCGTTGCGCTCGAGAGGGCGAGGGAACTGGGCAGGGTCTTTCTAACCTACGAGACCTATCAGGACATAGCCCCCGGAACGGAGGGACTTCTCGCGGAGCTTCTGAAACTCGACAGCATGGAGCAGAGGATCCCGTGGAAGGAGAGCGATGAGAGGGAGATAACGGTCTGCAGGGCACAGATAAGGCTCCTCGGCCTCGGAAGGGTTGTCAAGGTCAGGGAGAGGAACACAGTGCTCATGGTCGAGGTCAGGGAGATGATGCCCCACGAGATGGACATGGGCTAA
- a CDS encoding thermonuclease family protein: MRKVALLIGLVFVSVLLMPFAGAYEFQAYGRITKVVDGDTVWFHSYYGYRAGETFKIRFADINAPEIYTEEGKESKAALEWLLDNYGYYVFLDVDDVYETDHYGRVVAVLYLPFWNYGYALNINEWLVENGYASIWDHYNEFNPYSWTLWVPI; this comes from the coding sequence ATGCGGAAGGTTGCTCTACTGATCGGACTGGTGTTCGTTTCGGTGCTTTTGATGCCCTTTGCCGGTGCCTACGAGTTCCAGGCCTACGGTCGCATCACAAAGGTCGTCGATGGGGACACGGTGTGGTTCCACTCCTATTACGGATATCGGGCTGGGGAGACGTTCAAGATTCGCTTCGCCGACATAAACGCCCCAGAGATATACACGGAGGAAGGCAAGGAATCGAAGGCCGCCCTGGAGTGGCTCCTCGACAACTACGGCTACTACGTCTTCCTCGACGTAGATGACGTCTATGAAACCGACCACTACGGCAGGGTCGTCGCGGTTCTCTACCTCCCGTTCTGGAACTACGGCTACGCCCTCAACATCAACGAGTGGCTCGTCGAGAACGGCTACGCGAGCATCTGGGATCATTACAACGAGTTCAACCCCTACTCCTGGACTCTCTGGGTCCCGATCTGA
- a CDS encoding proteasome assembly chaperone family protein produces MGNESPVKIVLPEVESPILIEGYPGIGLVGHIAANFLAKELGMEMIGYVESPFIPPMALILEGKPNPPLRFYGRDNLILAMADIYVPPTLVSEISRGLVEYLKRTGAKKVISIGGIGIGFFKERMDVWGVGAREELNRELESAGAKILQYGSIMGMSGDLLWKASKEKLDAYVLLGETFGDRPDPRAAANVIEVLKKMVPIDVSTEPLIKEAEMIEAQLRKMHEQVEQARKKAGKQYENIYL; encoded by the coding sequence ATGGGAAACGAAAGCCCGGTCAAGATAGTTCTGCCAGAGGTGGAGAGCCCCATCCTGATAGAGGGCTACCCTGGAATAGGCCTGGTCGGCCACATAGCGGCCAACTTCCTGGCGAAGGAACTCGGGATGGAGATGATAGGCTACGTGGAGAGTCCCTTCATCCCGCCGATGGCGCTGATCCTGGAGGGGAAGCCAAATCCACCGCTGAGGTTCTACGGCAGGGACAACCTGATACTCGCCATGGCGGACATCTACGTCCCGCCGACGCTCGTGAGCGAGATATCGAGGGGACTGGTTGAGTACCTCAAGAGAACGGGCGCGAAGAAGGTCATATCAATCGGAGGCATCGGGATAGGCTTTTTCAAGGAGCGGATGGACGTCTGGGGCGTCGGAGCGAGGGAAGAACTTAACAGGGAGCTCGAGAGCGCCGGAGCCAAGATCCTCCAGTACGGCTCGATAATGGGGATGAGCGGGGACCTCCTTTGGAAGGCGAGCAAGGAGAAACTCGACGCGTACGTTCTGCTCGGCGAGACCTTCGGAGACAGACCGGATCCGAGGGCGGCCGCCAACGTAATCGAGGTTCTCAAGAAGATGGTGCCTATAGACGTCTCAACGGAGCCTTTAATCAAGGAGGCCGAGATGATAGAAGCCCAGCTCAGAAAGATGCACGAGCAGGTGGAGCAGGCGCGGAAAAAGGCCGGAAAACAGTACGAGAACATATACCTGTGA
- a CDS encoding S-methyl-5'-thioadenosine phosphorylase, which translates to MPRIGIIGGSGVYGVFEPKETVKVHTPYGSPSAPVEIGEIEGVEVAFIPRHGKHHEFPPHGVPYRANVWALHELGVERVIGITAVGSLREEYKPGDIVITDQFIDFTKKRDYTFYDGPRVAHVSMADPFCPELRKIFYETAKELGFSVHGKGTYVCIEGPRFSTRAESFMFRQYAHIIGMTLVPEVNLARELGMCYVNIATVTDYDVWAEKPVDAQEVLKVMAENNYKVQELLRKGIPRIPEERHCGCADVLKSMFV; encoded by the coding sequence ATGCCAAGGATAGGAATCATCGGCGGTTCCGGCGTTTACGGCGTCTTCGAGCCGAAGGAGACGGTAAAAGTTCACACTCCCTACGGGAGCCCCTCGGCCCCGGTGGAGATAGGCGAGATCGAGGGCGTCGAGGTCGCCTTCATACCGCGCCACGGCAAGCACCACGAATTCCCGCCGCACGGGGTTCCCTACCGCGCCAACGTCTGGGCCCTCCACGAGCTCGGCGTCGAACGCGTCATCGGGATAACGGCCGTTGGCTCGCTCCGCGAGGAGTACAAACCCGGCGACATCGTCATAACGGACCAGTTCATCGACTTCACCAAAAAACGGGACTACACGTTCTACGACGGGCCCAGGGTTGCCCACGTCTCGATGGCCGACCCCTTCTGCCCCGAGCTGAGGAAGATATTCTACGAAACGGCCAAGGAGCTCGGCTTCTCCGTACACGGGAAGGGCACCTACGTCTGCATCGAGGGTCCGAGGTTCTCGACGAGGGCGGAGAGTTTCATGTTCAGGCAGTACGCCCACATAATCGGCATGACGCTCGTCCCGGAGGTGAACTTGGCGAGGGAGCTCGGGATGTGCTACGTCAACATCGCAACCGTCACAGACTACGACGTCTGGGCCGAGAAGCCGGTCGATGCCCAGGAGGTGCTCAAAGTCATGGCGGAGAACAACTACAAGGTTCAGGAGCTCCTCAGGAAGGGCATCCCGAGGATTCCGGAGGAGAGGCACTGCGGTTGCGCCGACGTGCTGAAGAGCATGTTCGTTTAA
- a CDS encoding amidohydrolase family protein, protein MSILIKNGHVVYGENFEVIEADVLIEGNRITKVARNINEAADTVIDAKGRVVSPGFVNLHTHSPMGLLRGLADDLPLMDWLEKYIWPREAKLTREYTKVGAYLGALEMIKGGTTTFLDMYFHMDAVAEVTLESGLRGYLSYGMIDLGDPEKTEKEIKEALRTMEFIDKLGSDRVHFVFGPHAPYTCSIALLKEIRRLANEHRKLITIHVSETMAEIGQISERYGKSPVVLLDDIGFLGSDVIMAHGVWLEGRDVRILARNGVTVAHNPGSNMKLASGVMPLQRLLNAGVNVGLGTDGSASNNNLDMLEEMKLAALLHKVHNLDPTVADAKTVFRTATVNGARALRLNAGVVKEGYLADLAIIDFNRPHLRPMNNVISHLVYAANGNDVETTIVNGKVLMLDGEVLTLDEERILNDAERVIGELV, encoded by the coding sequence ATGAGCATTCTCATCAAGAACGGTCACGTCGTTTATGGGGAGAATTTCGAGGTCATCGAGGCGGACGTTCTCATCGAGGGCAACCGCATCACCAAGGTCGCCAGGAACATCAACGAGGCCGCCGATACGGTGATAGACGCCAAGGGCAGGGTCGTTTCTCCGGGCTTCGTGAACCTTCACACCCACTCCCCGATGGGCCTGCTCCGCGGCCTGGCCGACGATCTGCCTTTGATGGACTGGCTGGAGAAGTACATCTGGCCGCGGGAGGCGAAGCTGACGAGGGAGTACACGAAGGTCGGCGCCTACCTCGGCGCGCTGGAGATGATAAAAGGAGGGACGACGACTTTCCTCGACATGTACTTCCACATGGACGCCGTCGCCGAGGTGACCCTCGAGAGCGGTCTCAGGGGCTACCTCTCCTACGGGATGATAGACCTCGGCGATCCCGAAAAGACGGAGAAGGAGATTAAGGAGGCCCTCAGGACGATGGAGTTCATAGATAAGCTCGGCTCGGACAGGGTTCACTTCGTCTTCGGGCCCCACGCCCCCTACACCTGCTCCATAGCCCTGCTCAAGGAGATTAGAAGGCTCGCGAACGAGCACCGCAAACTCATAACCATCCACGTGAGCGAGACGATGGCCGAGATAGGCCAGATAAGCGAACGCTACGGTAAAAGCCCAGTGGTTCTTCTGGACGACATCGGCTTCCTCGGGAGCGACGTCATCATGGCCCACGGCGTCTGGCTCGAGGGTAGGGACGTCCGGATACTCGCGAGGAACGGCGTCACCGTGGCCCACAACCCGGGGAGTAACATGAAGCTGGCCAGCGGTGTCATGCCCCTTCAGAGGCTCCTCAACGCGGGCGTGAACGTCGGCCTCGGCACGGACGGTTCGGCGAGCAACAACAACCTCGACATGCTGGAGGAGATGAAGCTGGCCGCTCTGCTCCACAAGGTCCACAACCTCGACCCGACGGTGGCCGATGCAAAAACGGTCTTCAGGACCGCGACGGTCAACGGTGCGAGGGCGTTAAGGCTCAATGCGGGCGTCGTGAAGGAGGGCTACCTCGCAGATCTGGCCATCATCGACTTCAACAGGCCCCATCTGAGGCCGATGAACAACGTTATAAGCCACCTGGTTTACGCCGCCAACGGGAACGACGTTGAGACCACCATAGTGAACGGAAAAGTTTTAATGCTGGACGGAGAAGTACTCACTTTGGACGAGGAGAGAATACTTAACGATGCCGAACGGGTGATCGGTGAGCTGGTATGA
- the radA gene encoding DNA repair and recombination protein RadA, producing the protein MPRKKKADDEIKELEEFEELDIVEEQSSDSTKKKKEKEIKTLEDLPGVGPATAEKLREAGYDSIEAIAVASPMELKEIAGISEGAALKIIQAAREAANIGTFMRADEYMERRESIGKISTGSKSLDKLIGGGVETQAITEVFGEFGSGKTQLAHTLAVMVQLPEEEGGLHGSVIWIDTENTFRPERIRQIAENRGLDPDEALRNIYVARAFNSNHQMLLIEKAEEIIKEKAETERPVKLLVVDSLMAHFRSEYVGRGTLAERQQKLAKHLADLHRIADLYDVAVFVTNQVQAKPDAFFGDPTRPVGGHILAHSATLRIYLRKGKAGKRVARLIDSPHLPEGEAIFRITEKGAED; encoded by the coding sequence ATGCCGAGAAAGAAGAAAGCTGACGATGAAATAAAAGAGCTCGAGGAGTTTGAGGAGCTCGATATCGTTGAAGAGCAGTCATCGGACTCAACCAAGAAAAAGAAGGAGAAGGAAATAAAAACTTTGGAGGACCTGCCGGGTGTCGGGCCCGCAACGGCCGAAAAGCTCCGTGAGGCTGGTTACGATAGCATCGAGGCCATAGCTGTTGCTTCTCCGATGGAGCTAAAGGAGATAGCCGGGATAAGCGAGGGCGCGGCTCTCAAGATCATCCAGGCCGCCCGCGAGGCCGCCAACATAGGAACCTTCATGCGTGCTGACGAGTACATGGAGAGGAGGGAGTCCATAGGTAAGATCTCCACCGGAAGCAAGAGCCTTGACAAGCTAATCGGTGGCGGAGTCGAGACACAGGCCATAACCGAGGTCTTCGGTGAGTTCGGCAGTGGCAAGACCCAGCTCGCTCACACCCTGGCGGTCATGGTTCAGCTTCCCGAGGAAGAGGGAGGTCTCCACGGTTCAGTCATCTGGATAGACACTGAGAACACCTTCCGGCCCGAGAGGATAAGGCAGATCGCAGAAAACCGCGGCCTCGACCCGGATGAGGCCCTCAGGAACATCTACGTGGCGAGGGCCTTCAACAGCAACCACCAGATGCTCCTCATCGAGAAGGCCGAGGAGATAATCAAGGAGAAGGCCGAGACGGAGAGGCCCGTCAAGTTGCTCGTCGTGGATTCCCTCATGGCCCACTTCAGGAGCGAGTACGTCGGCAGGGGAACCTTAGCCGAGAGACAGCAGAAACTGGCCAAACACCTCGCGGACCTCCACAGGATAGCGGACCTCTACGACGTGGCGGTCTTCGTCACCAACCAGGTTCAGGCCAAGCCCGACGCCTTCTTCGGCGACCCCACGAGGCCCGTTGGTGGACACATCCTGGCCCACTCCGCCACGCTCAGGATATACCTCCGGAAGGGCAAGGCCGGAAAGCGCGTCGCGAGGCTCATAGACAGCCCCCACCTGCCCGAGGGCGAGGCGATATTCCGCATCACAGAGAAGGGTGCCGAGGACTGA
- a CDS encoding NAD(P)H-hydrate dehydratase, translating into MRIEDVYVWDINARWLGISPLQLMENAGAGVARTIEERFGRNLRIAVFSGTGNNGGDGFVAARHLSFDNDVTVFLVGDEAKIRSEEARHNWEILKGLDLLKVKVLKDSSYVKALDLSNFDVIVDALLGAGTRGEPREPVRSAIEKINEYAGRAKIVSVDLPSGYPSKVRVRADFAVTFQWDKEEYKDFERVVVKIGYPRELHHLVGPGDAKFALRKGGEHKGQNGRLLIIGGSEDYFGAPYLAGKAASYLVDLVHLAMPEYPAMRISDPDLILRPFEGKNFRKEHVDSLLKLAQKVDAIVIGPGIGLNEETKEFVRAFVSRCERPLVIDADGLKAIAENPGVLEGKTFVLTPHAGEFKLLFGFKPGGDLEGKGELVREKAEEMGGVILLKGPYDIVSDGRTWKYNKTGNRGMTTGGTGDVLAGIVGALLALGNEPLRAASVGAFLNGLAGDMAKEELGENFTALEVARRIPRAVKWVEEF; encoded by the coding sequence ATGCGGATCGAGGACGTTTACGTCTGGGACATCAACGCGAGGTGGCTCGGTATCTCCCCCCTCCAGCTCATGGAGAACGCCGGGGCGGGAGTTGCGAGAACCATAGAGGAGCGCTTTGGAAGAAACCTCAGGATCGCGGTCTTCTCGGGAACGGGTAACAACGGCGGCGACGGCTTCGTGGCGGCGAGGCACCTCAGCTTCGACAACGACGTTACCGTCTTTCTCGTTGGCGATGAGGCAAAGATAAGGAGCGAGGAGGCCAGGCACAACTGGGAGATATTGAAGGGCCTCGACCTCCTGAAGGTTAAGGTTCTCAAGGACTCCTCTTACGTAAAGGCCCTCGACCTCTCAAACTTCGACGTCATAGTTGATGCCCTCCTCGGGGCCGGGACGAGGGGCGAGCCGAGGGAGCCGGTAAGGAGCGCGATAGAGAAGATAAACGAGTACGCGGGAAGGGCGAAGATAGTGAGCGTTGACCTGCCGAGCGGCTATCCATCTAAGGTTCGCGTTAGGGCCGACTTCGCGGTCACCTTCCAGTGGGACAAGGAGGAGTATAAAGACTTTGAGCGCGTGGTCGTTAAGATAGGCTACCCGCGGGAGCTCCACCACCTCGTCGGTCCGGGCGATGCCAAGTTCGCCTTACGGAAGGGGGGAGAGCACAAGGGCCAGAACGGGAGGCTTTTAATAATCGGGGGGAGCGAGGACTACTTCGGGGCGCCCTACCTGGCGGGGAAGGCGGCCTCGTACCTCGTGGACCTGGTCCACCTCGCGATGCCGGAGTATCCAGCTATGAGAATAAGCGACCCCGACTTGATTTTGAGGCCCTTCGAAGGGAAAAATTTCAGAAAAGAACACGTTGATTCTCTGCTAAAACTCGCCCAAAAGGTTGATGCCATAGTTATAGGGCCCGGCATTGGATTAAACGAAGAGACTAAAGAGTTCGTGCGGGCGTTTGTAAGCCGCTGTGAAAGGCCCCTCGTGATAGACGCCGACGGCCTGAAGGCCATCGCCGAGAACCCGGGCGTCCTGGAGGGCAAAACCTTCGTCCTGACGCCCCACGCCGGCGAGTTCAAACTCCTCTTCGGGTTTAAGCCCGGAGGAGACCTTGAGGGGAAGGGGGAGCTCGTGAGGGAAAAGGCAGAAGAAATGGGTGGTGTGATCCTTCTGAAGGGCCCCTACGACATCGTGAGCGACGGAAGAACATGGAAGTACAACAAGACGGGCAACAGGGGGATGACAACGGGAGGAACCGGGGACGTTTTAGCTGGCATCGTTGGGGCCCTGCTTGCGCTTGGCAATGAACCCCTAAGGGCCGCTTCCGTTGGGGCCTTCCTCAACGGCCTCGCCGGGGATATGGCTAAAGAGGAGCTCGGCGAGAACTTCACCGCCCTGGAGGTCGCGAGGAGAATTCCAAGGGCCGTTAAGTGGGTTGAGGAGTTCTGA
- a CDS encoding DUF835 domain-containing protein: MALFLGGYFFAREYVRLTTALFALFLAYVSIKAFLDSSFIGEFEPSEVKLELNGGLTRMPSVPDDVLDGALVFSRTREERPNWFWITKLSGERTISPTNLAKMLDTAVKFMKRAADAGKNAVVVIDGLEYLILENGFTPVMKFLSTLRDYALLNGATVIVTGDDSFLDERGRKILRRLFD; encoded by the coding sequence GTGGCCCTTTTCCTTGGGGGCTATTTCTTTGCCCGGGAATACGTACGACTGACCACCGCGCTATTCGCCCTTTTCCTGGCTTACGTTTCAATAAAGGCCTTTCTTGACAGTTCCTTCATCGGTGAATTCGAGCCCTCCGAGGTTAAACTCGAGCTTAATGGCGGCCTCACGAGGATGCCCAGCGTTCCCGACGATGTCCTGGACGGGGCTCTCGTGTTCTCCCGAACACGCGAGGAAAGACCCAACTGGTTCTGGATCACCAAACTGTCCGGGGAGCGCACGATAAGCCCAACGAACCTCGCAAAGATGCTCGATACCGCCGTTAAGTTCATGAAGCGCGCGGCCGATGCCGGGAAGAACGCGGTCGTAGTTATAGACGGCCTTGAGTACCTGATCCTCGAGAACGGTTTTACACCCGTCATGAAGTTCCTCTCGACGCTGAGGGACTACGCCCTCCTGAACGGGGCGACCGTGATAGTGACGGGTGATGACTCCTTCCTCGACGAGAGGGGGAGGAAGATCCTCAGGAGGCTCTTCGACTGA
- a CDS encoding ORC1-type DNA replication protein, which translates to MDDNYLGSIFEKYLHAKKIFKNKEVLRHSYTPRELPHRHEQIENLAHILVPVLRGETPSNVFVYGKTGTGKTVTIKFVTEELKRISRKYNIPVEVVYINCEIVDTQYRVLANIVNYFKAESGVEVPLVGWPTDEVYARLKEVIDAKERFVIIVLDEIDKLIKKSGDDILYSLTRINTELSRAKVSIIGISNDLKFKEYLDARVLSSLSEEEVVFPPYDANQLRDILMQRAKDAFNEGVLDDGVVPLCAALAAREHGDARRALDLLRVAGEIAEREGASKVTERHVWKAQEKIEQDTMEEVIKTLPLHSKVLLYAIVLLDENGELPANTGDVYSVYKSLCDHIDLEPLTQRRVSDLINELDMLGIINAKVVSKGRYGRTKEIRLNVTPYKVKNIYRHDHQLQPLLTVSMSSQRRLL; encoded by the coding sequence ATGGACGACAACTACCTCGGTTCGATCTTCGAGAAGTACCTTCACGCCAAGAAGATCTTCAAGAACAAGGAGGTCCTCCGGCATAGTTACACCCCTCGGGAGCTCCCCCACAGGCATGAGCAGATCGAGAACCTCGCCCACATCCTCGTTCCCGTTCTCCGCGGTGAGACCCCGTCCAACGTCTTCGTCTATGGAAAGACCGGAACAGGTAAAACCGTGACCATCAAATTCGTGACCGAGGAGCTCAAGCGAATATCCCGGAAGTACAACATCCCCGTGGAGGTTGTGTACATAAACTGTGAGATAGTCGACACTCAGTACAGGGTTCTGGCCAACATCGTGAACTACTTCAAGGCGGAGAGCGGTGTGGAGGTCCCCCTCGTTGGCTGGCCGACAGACGAGGTTTACGCCCGGCTCAAGGAGGTTATAGACGCCAAAGAGCGCTTCGTTATAATTGTTCTGGACGAGATAGACAAGCTCATCAAGAAGAGCGGTGACGACATCCTTTACTCCCTCACGAGGATAAACACGGAGCTCTCCAGGGCCAAGGTCAGCATAATCGGCATCTCCAACGATCTCAAGTTCAAGGAGTACCTCGATGCCCGTGTTCTCTCGAGTCTGAGCGAGGAGGAGGTAGTCTTCCCGCCCTACGATGCCAACCAGCTCAGGGACATTCTGATGCAGCGCGCCAAGGACGCCTTCAACGAGGGCGTTCTCGACGACGGCGTCGTCCCCCTGTGTGCGGCCCTGGCCGCGAGGGAGCACGGGGACGCAAGGAGGGCCCTCGACCTGCTCCGCGTGGCCGGCGAGATAGCCGAGCGCGAAGGGGCCAGCAAGGTCACGGAGAGGCACGTCTGGAAGGCCCAGGAGAAGATAGAACAGGACACGATGGAGGAAGTTATAAAGACGCTCCCTCTCCACTCGAAGGTTCTCCTCTACGCGATAGTTCTCCTCGATGAGAACGGTGAACTGCCCGCGAACACGGGCGACGTTTACTCGGTTTACAAGTCCCTATGCGACCATATTGATCTCGAACCGCTGACTCAGAGGCGCGTTAGTGACCTGATAAACGAGCTCGACATGCTGGGCATCATCAACGCCAAGGTCGTCAGCAAGGGTCGCTATGGCCGGACGAAGGAGATTCGCCTGAACGTAACACCTTATAAGGTGAAGAACATATACCGGCACGATCACCAGCTTCAACCCCTGCTCACCGTAAGCATGTCCAGCCAGAGGAGGCTGCTCTGA
- the nucS gene encoding endonuclease NucS has protein sequence MSKVETVTNPSNDEFMTLVDSFLSSEAILVVLARCRVHYDGRAKSELGSGDRIIMVKPDGSFLVHQSKKREPVNWQPPGSFVSVEERNGKVILRSVRRKPKETLEVELEEIYLASLFRAEDYEELDLTGSEAEMAEMIFKNPELIEPGFRPLFREKPVGSGIVDILGKDNRGNLVILELKRRKADLHAVSQLKRYVEALGGEHGNVRGILVAPGLTSGARRLLEKEGLEFRKVQPPKRGEFKRGKQKTLF, from the coding sequence ATGTCGAAGGTCGAGACGGTAACGAATCCCTCTAACGATGAGTTTATGACGCTCGTGGATTCCTTTCTCTCGTCCGAGGCCATACTGGTGGTCCTCGCCCGTTGTAGGGTCCACTACGATGGCCGGGCGAAGAGCGAGCTCGGTTCCGGGGACAGGATAATAATGGTTAAACCTGACGGCTCCTTCCTCGTTCACCAGAGCAAGAAGCGGGAACCCGTTAACTGGCAGCCCCCAGGGAGCTTCGTAAGCGTTGAAGAGCGCAACGGAAAGGTCATCCTCCGTTCCGTGAGGCGAAAGCCGAAGGAGACGCTCGAGGTCGAACTCGAGGAAATTTATCTGGCATCCCTCTTCCGTGCTGAGGACTACGAGGAGTTAGATCTGACGGGCAGCGAAGCAGAGATGGCGGAGATGATATTCAAAAACCCCGAACTTATCGAACCCGGTTTCAGACCCCTCTTCCGGGAGAAGCCCGTTGGCTCCGGGATAGTCGACATCCTCGGGAAAGACAATCGAGGGAACCTCGTCATTCTCGAGCTGAAGCGCAGAAAGGCCGACCTGCACGCCGTCAGCCAGCTGAAGCGCTACGTTGAGGCGCTTGGGGGGGAGCACGGTAACGTCCGCGGGATCCTCGTGGCCCCCGGTTTAACATCCGGCGCAAGACGGCTCCTTGAAAAGGAGGGCCTCGAGTTCCGGAAGGTCCAGCCGCCGAAGCGTGGAGAGTTTAAGAGGGGAAAGCAAAAAACCCTGTTTTAG
- a CDS encoding [protein ADP-ribosylglutamate] hydrolase codes for MPSFEIVRGDVTRFPAEAIVNAANRYLEHGGGVAYAIARAAAGDVSEYIRISKEAMREQLGKDYIDHGEVVVTPALRLEKHGIRWVIHTVGPYCGGRWDEDKKEKLRRAILGALKKAEELGVKTIAFPAISAGIYGCPLEEVVRTFAEVVREFEKEARSLERIYLVLYSERDYGRAVEVLGGG; via the coding sequence ATGCCCTCCTTTGAGATCGTCCGCGGGGACGTAACCCGTTTTCCGGCCGAAGCGATAGTCAACGCCGCCAACCGTTACCTCGAGCACGGCGGCGGTGTGGCCTACGCGATAGCCAGGGCGGCGGCAGGCGACGTTTCCGAGTACATCAGGATAAGCAAGGAGGCCATGAGGGAGCAACTCGGGAAGGACTACATAGATCACGGCGAGGTCGTCGTTACCCCCGCCCTGAGACTCGAAAAACATGGGATTCGCTGGGTTATCCACACGGTCGGGCCGTATTGCGGCGGTCGCTGGGATGAAGACAAGAAGGAGAAGCTCCGAAGGGCCATACTCGGTGCGCTGAAAAAGGCCGAGGAGCTCGGCGTTAAGACGATAGCCTTTCCAGCCATAAGCGCGGGCATCTACGGCTGTCCGCTGGAGGAGGTTGTGAGGACTTTCGCGGAGGTCGTGCGGGAATTCGAAAAGGAAGCGCGGAGCCTGGAGCGGATTTATCTCGTTCTCTACTCCGAGAGGGACTACGGGAGGGCCGTTGAGGTTCTGGGTGGAGGTTAG